A genomic window from Terrisporobacter glycolicus ATCC 14880 = DSM 1288 includes:
- the tpiA gene encoding triose-phosphate isomerase produces MRKPIIAGNWKMNKTIAEAVEFVNDIKGKLNDESVDAVICAPFTMLKDLKEATKGTNVKIGAQNMHFADNGAFTGEVSPAMLKELDMDYVVIGHSERREYFNETDETCNKKVLKALEVGIDPILCCGETLEERETDKTKDVVKTQVVAGLANVKEEDLAKVVVAYEPIWAIGTGKTATAEQANDVIAYIREVIASLYGELANEVRIQYGGSVKPGNVVEIMGQSDIDGALVGGASLQPADYMALVNYQGVK; encoded by the coding sequence ATGAGAAAACCTATTATTGCGGGAAACTGGAAAATGAATAAAACAATAGCAGAAGCTGTTGAATTTGTTAATGATATAAAGGGTAAATTAAATGATGAAAGTGTAGATGCTGTAATATGTGCTCCTTTCACTATGTTAAAAGACTTGAAGGAAGCTACAAAAGGTACTAATGTAAAAATTGGTGCTCAAAACATGCACTTTGCAGACAATGGAGCATTTACAGGAGAAGTATCTCCAGCTATGCTTAAAGAATTAGATATGGATTATGTTGTAATAGGTCACTCAGAAAGAAGAGAATACTTCAACGAAACTGATGAAACTTGCAACAAAAAAGTATTAAAAGCTTTAGAAGTTGGAATAGATCCAATACTTTGCTGTGGTGAAACATTAGAAGAAAGAGAAACTGACAAAACTAAAGACGTTGTTAAAACTCAAGTAGTTGCAGGTCTTGCTAATGTTAAAGAAGAAGATTTAGCTAAAGTTGTTGTAGCTTACGAGCCAATCTGGGCTATAGGAACTGGAAAAACTGCTACTGCAGAGCAAGCTAACGATGTTATAGCTTATATAAGAGAAGTAATAGCTTCTTTATATGGAGAATTAGCTAATGAGGTTAGAATACAATATGGTGGAAGTGTTAAACCAGGAAATGTAGTAGAAATAATGGGACAAAGCGACATAGACGGTGCATTAGTTGGTGGAGCTTCTTTACAACCAGCTGATTACATGGCGCTTGTTAATTATCAAGGAGTGAAATAG
- the gpmI gene encoding 2,3-bisphosphoglycerate-independent phosphoglycerate mutase, with the protein MKKPVALIIMDGFGHTTKVEGSAIDKANTPNIKKLVDEYPNTLINASGLDVGLPNGQMGNSEVGHTNIGAGRIVYQDLTRITKAIEDGDFFKNKVLCQAMENGKEKALHIMGLLSDGGVHSHIDHLKALLKMADDKGVKKVYVHAFTDGRDTDPQSAIHYVREIEDYMDEIECGEFATVNGRYYAMDRDKRWERVEKAYNAMTLGEGETASSASEAVANSYKSGNNDEFILPTVITKNNEPVGKISDGDSVIFFNFRPDRAREITRAIVSDEFSGFEKSPIKCFFVCLTEYDVTIPNVHIAFCPASLSNTLGEYLAKNKKTQLRAAETEKYAHVTFFFNGGVEQPNEGEDRLLIPSPKVATYDLQPEMSAPELVEKVMAKIDENKYDFIVVNFANPDMVGHTGIMEATIKAVETVDDCVGKLVDKLNSVGGSAIITADHGNAEVMIDLETKKVITAHSTNPVPLIVTGEEFKNAKLLSGGRLSDLAPTILDMMHLEKPEEMTGHSLISK; encoded by the coding sequence ATGAAAAAACCAGTAGCTTTAATCATCATGGATGGATTTGGACACACTACTAAAGTAGAAGGTAGTGCTATAGACAAAGCTAACACACCTAACATAAAGAAATTAGTAGATGAGTATCCAAATACATTAATAAATGCTAGTGGTCTTGATGTTGGACTTCCAAATGGACAAATGGGTAACTCAGAAGTTGGTCATACTAACATTGGTGCAGGAAGAATAGTATATCAAGATTTAACTAGAATAACAAAAGCAATAGAAGATGGCGATTTCTTTAAAAACAAAGTATTATGCCAAGCTATGGAAAATGGAAAAGAAAAAGCACTTCACATTATGGGATTATTATCTGATGGTGGAGTACATTCACATATAGATCACCTAAAAGCTTTATTAAAAATGGCAGATGATAAAGGTGTAAAAAAAGTTTATGTTCATGCATTTACTGATGGTAGAGATACAGATCCTCAAAGTGCTATACACTATGTAAGAGAAATAGAAGATTACATGGATGAGATAGAATGCGGAGAGTTTGCTACTGTAAATGGTAGATACTACGCAATGGACAGAGATAAAAGATGGGAAAGAGTTGAAAAAGCATATAATGCTATGACTTTAGGAGAAGGAGAAACTGCTTCTTCTGCAAGTGAAGCTGTTGCAAACTCTTACAAATCAGGAAACAATGATGAATTCATATTACCAACTGTTATAACTAAAAATAATGAACCAGTTGGAAAAATAAGTGATGGAGATTCTGTTATATTCTTCAACTTTAGACCTGATAGAGCTAGAGAAATAACTAGAGCTATAGTAAGTGATGAATTTAGTGGATTTGAAAAATCTCCTATAAAATGTTTCTTCGTATGCTTAACAGAATACGATGTAACTATACCAAATGTTCACATAGCATTTTGTCCAGCATCATTAAGTAATACTTTAGGTGAGTACTTAGCTAAAAATAAAAAAACTCAACTTAGAGCTGCTGAAACAGAAAAATATGCTCATGTTACATTCTTCTTCAACGGTGGAGTAGAACAACCAAATGAGGGTGAAGATAGATTACTAATACCTTCTCCAAAGGTTGCAACTTATGATTTACAACCAGAAATGTCTGCACCAGAATTAGTTGAAAAAGTTATGGCAAAAATAGATGAAAATAAATACGACTTTATAGTAGTTAATTTCGCAAATCCTGATATGGTTGGTCATACAGGAATTATGGAAGCAACAATTAAAGCAGTTGAAACTGTAGATGATTGTGTTGGTAAACTAGTAGATAAGTTAAATTCAGTAGGTGGTAGCGCAATAATAACTGCAGACCATGGTAATGCTGAAGTTATGATAGACTTAGAAACTAAAAAGGTTATAACAGCACACTCAACAAATCCTGTTCCACTTATAGTAACAGGTGAAGAATTCAAAAATGCAAAATTATTAAGTGGCGGTAGACTATCAGACTTAGCTCCAACTATACTTGATATGATGCATTTAGAAAAGCCAGAAGAAATGACTGGCCACTCACTAATAAGTAAATAG
- the eno gene encoding phosphopyruvate hydratase, producing MSVIESVYAREVLDSRGNPTVEVEVVLESGAEGRAIVPSGASTGAFEAVELRDGDKGRYLGKGTQTAVDNVNNIIAEELEGMESTDQPGVDALLIELDGTHNKGKLGANAILGVSMAVARASAEELGLPLFQYIGGVNAKQLPVPMMNILNGGEHADNNVDVQEFMILPVGAPSFKEGLRMGAEVFHSLKKVLGEKGLACGVGDEGGFAPNLGSNREALELIVDAIAKAGYEPGKDVMLGLDVAATEMYNKETKKYVLAGEGKELTAEQMVELYEDWANNFPIITIEDGLDEEDWDGWKVLTERLGNKLQLVGDDLFVTNTERLERGIEAGVANSILIKVNQIGTITETLDAIEMAKRAGYTAVISHRSGETEDTTIADLAVAVNAGQIKTGAPSRTDRVAKYNQLLRIEEMVGDCARYCGLNSFYNLKK from the coding sequence ATGTCAGTAATAGAATCAGTATATGCAAGAGAAGTCCTAGACTCAAGAGGAAATCCAACTGTAGAAGTTGAAGTAGTTTTAGAATCAGGTGCAGAAGGTAGAGCTATAGTTCCATCTGGAGCATCTACAGGAGCTTTCGAAGCTGTTGAATTAAGAGACGGTGACAAAGGAAGATACTTAGGAAAAGGAACTCAAACTGCTGTTGATAACGTAAATAACATAATAGCTGAAGAATTAGAAGGAATGGAATCTACTGATCAACCAGGTGTTGATGCATTATTAATAGAATTAGACGGAACTCATAACAAAGGTAAATTAGGAGCTAACGCTATACTTGGTGTATCTATGGCTGTTGCTAGAGCATCTGCTGAAGAATTAGGATTACCATTATTCCAATACATAGGTGGAGTAAACGCTAAGCAATTACCAGTTCCAATGATGAACATATTAAACGGTGGAGAACATGCCGATAACAACGTTGACGTTCAAGAATTCATGATATTACCAGTTGGTGCTCCTTCATTCAAAGAAGGTTTAAGAATGGGTGCAGAAGTATTCCATTCATTAAAGAAAGTTCTTGGAGAAAAAGGATTAGCTTGTGGTGTAGGTGACGAAGGTGGATTCGCTCCAAACTTAGGATCAAACAGAGAAGCATTAGAATTAATAGTTGATGCTATAGCTAAAGCTGGATACGAGCCAGGAAAAGATGTTATGTTAGGATTAGACGTTGCTGCTACAGAAATGTACAACAAAGAAACTAAAAAATATGTTTTAGCTGGAGAAGGAAAAGAATTAACAGCTGAGCAAATGGTTGAATTATACGAAGATTGGGCTAACAACTTCCCAATAATAACTATAGAAGACGGTCTTGACGAAGAAGATTGGGATGGATGGAAAGTTCTTACTGAAAGATTAGGAAACAAATTACAATTAGTAGGAGACGATTTATTCGTTACTAACACTGAAAGACTTGAAAGAGGTATAGAAGCTGGTGTTGCTAACTCTATACTAATAAAAGTTAACCAAATAGGTACTATAACTGAAACTTTAGATGCTATAGAAATGGCTAAGAGAGCTGGATACACTGCAGTAATATCTCATAGATCAGGAGAAACTGAAGATACTACTATAGCTGACTTAGCTGTAGCTGTAAATGCAGGACAAATAAAAACTGGTGCTCCATCAAGAACTGATAGAGTTGCTAAGTACAACCAATTATTAAGAATAGAAGAAATGGTTGGAGACTGCGCTAGATACTGTGGATTAAACTCTTTCTACAACTTAAAGAAATAG
- a CDS encoding LacI family DNA-binding transcriptional regulator → MDIREIAEKAGVSVATVSRVQNHPETVAPATLEKVQAIIEEYQYTPNWFARGMNLGKGDTIGLIVPDILNPSYMEIVKGIEEIVYKHGYITLMCNGDGDSKQESDSIDNLLKRSVDGLIVLSTAVEKEKLIAIRQKGIPIVSIGESNAGTEIDTVKIDYRKATHHAMKHLVGMGYKSVAIINGPISKIENQLRLKGYEDILESAGIPIDKKYIISSKISMENGYIQAKKLLKLDKLPRAIFATDDVIAMGVMAALRDEGIRVPEDIAIVGFDNINIIKMMESKLTTVENPLYRQGIEGAKLLLELIESGNKRECIPKEILLKTKLKIRKSCGYKSK, encoded by the coding sequence ATGGATATACGTGAAATTGCAGAAAAAGCAGGGGTTTCTGTTGCTACAGTATCTAGAGTACAAAATCATCCAGAAACAGTAGCACCAGCTACACTAGAAAAAGTACAGGCTATCATTGAAGAATATCAATATACGCCTAATTGGTTTGCAAGGGGAATGAACTTAGGAAAAGGAGATACCATAGGTTTAATTGTTCCTGATATATTAAATCCAAGCTATATGGAGATAGTTAAAGGAATAGAAGAAATAGTATATAAACATGGATATATTACGCTTATGTGTAATGGGGATGGTGATTCAAAACAAGAAAGTGACTCTATTGATAATCTTTTAAAAAGAAGTGTAGATGGACTTATTGTACTTTCAACAGCGGTAGAAAAAGAAAAATTAATTGCTATTAGACAAAAGGGCATTCCTATAGTTTCTATAGGTGAAAGTAATGCAGGCACTGAAATAGATACGGTTAAAATAGACTATAGAAAAGCAACTCACCATGCTATGAAACATTTAGTTGGCATGGGATATAAAAGTGTGGCAATTATTAATGGACCAATTAGTAAAATAGAAAATCAATTAAGGTTAAAAGGATATGAAGACATACTAGAATCAGCTGGTATACCAATTGATAAAAAGTATATAATTTCGTCTAAAATTTCTATGGAAAATGGATATATTCAGGCTAAAAAACTATTAAAATTAGATAAATTACCGCGAGCTATATTTGCTACAGATGATGTAATAGCAATGGGAGTTATGGCAGCCCTAAGAGATGAAGGAATAAGAGTACCAGAAGATATCGCAATTGTTGGGTTTGATAATATTAATATTATAAAAATGATGGAGTCTAAGCTTACCACAGTAGAAAATCCTTTATATAGGCAGGGTATAGAGGGTGCAAAGCTTTTATTAGAGCTTATCGAAAGTGGTAATAAAAGAGAATGTATTCCTAAAGAAATTTTATTAAAAACTAAACTTAAAATACGTAAATCCTGTGGATATAAAAGTAAATAA
- a CDS encoding acyl-CoA dehydrogenase family protein: protein MEDFKLTKEQLLQKELFYRFSENEIRPIARDMDEAEEYSQELIQKLQKAGMFGIPYSREYGGQGSDVLTYVLCMEEVSKIDASTGITISVHTSLACACINEFGSEEQKQKHLRPLVDGSKIGCFGLTEPNAGTDASGVQTEAVLDRDEYVLSGSKIFTTNSGFADTFIIFALTDKSKGPKGMSAFIVDKNSKGLSVGKNIPRMGIRAASNCEVAIENVRVPKENLLGKEGQGYKIAMTALGGGRIGIGAQAVGIAQGCINETVKYVKERKQFNQRISQFQNTQFKLAELQTKVDAARLMVWRAAVAKDNKENYAPLAAMCKLYASGVANDVARECVQLFGGYGYSREYPVERALRDAKITEIYEGTSEAMKMIISGSMKIK from the coding sequence ATGGAGGATTTTAAATTAACAAAAGAACAATTACTACAAAAGGAATTGTTCTACAGATTTTCAGAGAATGAAATTAGACCAATAGCTAGAGATATGGACGAAGCAGAAGAGTATTCTCAAGAATTAATTCAAAAACTACAAAAAGCTGGTATGTTCGGAATTCCTTACTCTCGTGAGTATGGAGGTCAAGGATCAGATGTTTTAACTTATGTACTATGTATGGAAGAAGTTTCAAAAATAGATGCAAGTACAGGGATAACAATATCTGTTCATACATCTCTGGCTTGTGCATGTATAAATGAATTTGGATCAGAAGAGCAAAAACAAAAGCATTTAAGACCATTAGTTGATGGAAGTAAAATCGGGTGCTTTGGTCTTACAGAACCCAATGCAGGAACTGATGCGTCTGGAGTTCAAACAGAAGCAGTTTTAGATAGAGATGAATATGTTCTTAGCGGTTCAAAAATATTTACTACAAATTCTGGCTTCGCTGATACTTTTATAATATTTGCTTTAACAGATAAGTCTAAAGGACCTAAAGGAATGTCTGCATTTATAGTAGATAAAAATTCAAAAGGACTTTCAGTAGGGAAAAATATACCTCGTATGGGAATAAGAGCTGCTTCAAACTGTGAAGTTGCTATAGAAAATGTTCGTGTCCCTAAAGAGAATTTATTAGGTAAAGAAGGTCAAGGATACAAGATAGCTATGACGGCTCTTGGTGGAGGACGTATAGGAATAGGTGCTCAAGCTGTTGGGATAGCTCAAGGATGTATAAATGAAACTGTAAAATATGTAAAAGAAAGAAAACAATTTAATCAGAGAATATCACAATTCCAAAATACACAATTCAAGCTTGCTGAATTACAAACAAAGGTTGATGCTGCAAGGTTAATGGTGTGGAGAGCTGCTGTGGCAAAAGATAATAAGGAAAATTATGCTCCTCTTGCTGCAATGTGTAAACTATATGCTTCAGGAGTAGCAAATGATGTAGCTAGAGAATGTGTTCAACTATTTGGAGGATACGGTTATTCTAGAGAGTATCCAGTAGAGAGAGCTTTAAGAGATGCTAAGATAACAGAAATATATGAAGGCACATCAGAAGCTATGAAAATGATAATTTCTGGTTCAATGAAAATAAAATAA
- a CDS encoding electron transfer flavoprotein subunit beta/FixA family protein, producing the protein MKIVVCIKQVPDTTEVKLDKKTNTLIRDGVPSIINPDDKAGIETALRLKQSLDATVTVVCMGPPQAEVALREALAMGCDDAVLLSDRKFSGSDTFATATIIAAGLKSIDYDLIITGRQAIDGDTAQVGPQIAEQLQIPQVTYAEEVKQEEGKLIIKRQFEDRYHMIRVSTPCLITTLAETTKPRYMSVRGIVEAHEKEIKVLGFEELKENFNPDNIGLTGSPTNVYKSFTKPSKEPGVIVNKSADEAVTAIMEKLVEKHIL; encoded by the coding sequence ATGAAAATTGTTGTATGTATAAAACAAGTTCCAGATACAACAGAAGTAAAATTAGATAAAAAAACAAATACTCTTATAAGAGATGGAGTTCCAAGTATAATAAATCCAGATGATAAGGCTGGTATAGAAACTGCATTAAGATTAAAACAAAGTTTAGACGCAACAGTAACAGTTGTTTGTATGGGACCTCCACAAGCAGAAGTAGCACTAAGAGAAGCTTTGGCTATGGGATGTGATGATGCAGTATTATTATCAGATAGAAAATTTAGTGGATCTGATACATTTGCAACAGCAACTATAATAGCTGCAGGACTTAAGTCTATAGATTATGACTTAATAATAACTGGTCGACAAGCTATAGATGGAGATACAGCTCAGGTTGGACCTCAAATTGCTGAACAATTACAAATACCTCAAGTAACATATGCTGAAGAGGTAAAACAAGAAGAAGGAAAATTAATAATAAAAAGACAGTTTGAAGATAGATATCATATGATAAGAGTTTCAACTCCTTGTTTAATAACTACATTAGCTGAAACTACTAAACCTAGATATATGTCAGTTAGAGGAATAGTAGAAGCTCATGAAAAAGAAATAAAAGTTTTAGGATTTGAAGAACTTAAAGAAAATTTTAATCCTGATAACATAGGATTAACAGGATCTCCAACTAATGTTTATAAATCTTTTACTAAGCCATCTAAAGAACCTGGTGTAATAGTTAATAAATCAGCAGATGAAGCTGTTACAGCAATAATGGAAAAATTAGTAGAAAAGCATATTTTATAA
- a CDS encoding electron transfer flavoprotein subunit alpha/FixB family protein, with the protein MSKNIYVFIEQRDGKVQKVGYELIGESTRLAKDLGQKVVGVLLGHNITDKAEMIIKHGADEVVVVDNPILEEYSTEPYTKALSKVINDLEPEIVLFGATSIGRDLAPRIAGRVHTGLTADCTSLSIDEESKLLLMTRPAFGGNIMATIVCKKHRPQMATIRPGVMSTLDIDMDKEGEIKLFNVEFTDEDKNVEILEVVKENKKTTDITASKVLVSGGRGIGGPEGFNILREVASELGGEISSSRACVDAGWIESSRQVGQTGKTVRPNLYLACGISGAIQHVAGMEESDCIISINKNDTSAIFNASDLGVVGDLKVILPKLLNSIKEYKNKDKETVDSLV; encoded by the coding sequence ATGAGTAAAAATATTTATGTATTCATAGAACAAAGAGATGGAAAAGTTCAAAAAGTTGGATATGAACTTATTGGAGAATCAACAAGACTTGCTAAGGATTTAGGTCAAAAAGTAGTGGGAGTTTTATTAGGACATAATATAACTGATAAAGCTGAAATGATAATAAAGCATGGAGCAGATGAGGTAGTGGTAGTGGATAACCCTATATTAGAAGAATATAGCACGGAGCCATATACAAAAGCTTTATCTAAGGTTATCAATGATTTAGAACCGGAAATAGTATTGTTTGGAGCTACTTCAATAGGAAGAGATCTTGCACCAAGAATTGCAGGTAGAGTTCATACAGGTTTAACAGCAGATTGTACATCTTTATCTATAGATGAAGAATCGAAGTTATTATTAATGACTCGACCAGCTTTTGGAGGGAACATAATGGCTACTATAGTTTGTAAAAAACATAGACCACAGATGGCTACAATAAGACCAGGTGTTATGTCTACGCTTGATATAGATATGGATAAAGAGGGAGAAATAAAATTATTTAATGTTGAATTTACAGATGAAGATAAAAATGTAGAAATACTTGAAGTTGTAAAAGAAAATAAAAAAACTACTGATATAACAGCATCAAAAGTTTTAGTTTCTGGAGGTCGTGGAATAGGTGGACCAGAAGGATTCAATATACTTAGAGAAGTTGCTAGTGAGTTAGGTGGGGAAATATCTTCTTCTAGAGCATGTGTTGATGCTGGCTGGATAGAGTCTAGTAGACAAGTTGGTCAAACTGGTAAAACTGTAAGACCAAACTTATATCTAGCTTGTGGTATATCGGGAGCAATACAACACGTTGCAGGTATGGAAGAATCTGATTGTATAATATCTATAAATAAAAATGATACGTCTGCAATATTTAATGCATCAGACTTGGGAGTTGTAGGGGATTTAAAAGTTATACTACCTAAATTACTAAATTCAATCAAAGAGTACAAAAATAAAGATAAAGAAACTGTAGATAGTTTGGTATAA
- a CDS encoding hotdog domain-containing protein, with protein MEKITSTIRLRMAAHDAHYGGNLVDGARMVQLFGDIATEIMIKCDGDEGLFRAYDNVEFLAPVYAGDFIEAYGELEKCGNTSRIMKMEARKVIAPRSDISDSAADFLEESVVVARAHATCVVKKECQRRTVENA; from the coding sequence ATGGAAAAAATAACATCAACAATAAGATTAAGAATGGCAGCACATGACGCACATTATGGAGGAAACTTAGTAGATGGTGCTAGAATGGTTCAATTATTTGGAGATATAGCAACAGAAATAATGATAAAATGTGACGGAGATGAAGGTTTATTTAGAGCATACGATAATGTAGAATTTTTAGCACCAGTATATGCAGGAGATTTCATAGAAGCTTATGGTGAGTTAGAAAAATGCGGTAATACTTCAAGAATAATGAAAATGGAAGCTAGAAAAGTAATAGCTCCTAGAAGTGATATAAGTGATTCAGCGGCAGACTTCTTAGAAGAGAGCGTAGTAGTGGCTAGAGCTCATGCAACTTGCGTAGTAAAAAAAGAATGTCAAAGAAGAACTGTAGAAAACGCATAA
- a CDS encoding CaiB/BaiF CoA transferase family protein — protein sequence MKKALEGLKVVDLTSALNGPFCTMILADYGANVIKIEPVNGDQCREWGPIDKNSGESGFFCYVNRNKKGTTLNLKSGKGKAMFYELVKDADILVENYKGGVTKRLGIDYESVKRVNPSIIYASGSGFGQYGPMSHRACYDIVAQAMGGMINITGFKETNPVKVGPSIADHVAGIYLTVGLLMALYNREKTGQGQLIDVSMIDTIFSLLENALVNYTVGGFIPERNGNIDPSIAPFDVYECKDGFAAIGVGNDRLFEKFCNAIGHTELLKDSRYKTNDLRCKNYIPDLQNIIREWSKDYTKKELEDMMESAGIPCGPVLNIKEAIEHPHIQAREMMVNCEHPTAGNQYFQGCVMKLSETPGTIDTPAPLLGQHNAEVFGLSEEELKQLKQEGVI from the coding sequence ATGAAAAAAGCATTAGAAGGTTTAAAAGTAGTTGATCTTACATCTGCTTTAAATGGACCGTTTTGTACAATGATATTAGCAGATTATGGGGCAAATGTTATAAAAATAGAGCCAGTTAACGGAGATCAATGTCGTGAGTGGGGACCGATAGATAAAAATAGTGGTGAAAGTGGTTTCTTCTGTTATGTTAATCGCAATAAAAAAGGTACTACTCTTAATCTTAAATCTGGAAAAGGTAAAGCTATGTTCTATGAACTAGTTAAGGATGCAGATATATTAGTTGAAAATTATAAGGGTGGGGTTACAAAGAGGCTAGGAATTGATTATGAATCTGTTAAAAGAGTTAACCCATCTATAATATATGCTTCCGGTTCCGGGTTTGGTCAATATGGACCAATGTCACATCGTGCTTGCTATGATATAGTGGCACAAGCTATGGGTGGTATGATAAATATTACAGGATTTAAAGAAACAAATCCTGTAAAGGTTGGACCTTCTATTGCAGATCACGTTGCTGGAATTTATTTAACTGTAGGTTTACTTATGGCACTATATAATCGTGAAAAAACAGGTCAAGGACAACTTATTGATGTATCAATGATAGATACAATATTTAGCTTACTTGAAAATGCACTTGTAAATTATACAGTTGGTGGATTTATACCAGAGCGTAATGGGAATATAGACCCTTCGATAGCACCATTTGATGTGTATGAATGTAAAGATGGTTTTGCTGCAATTGGGGTAGGTAACGATAGATTATTTGAAAAATTCTGTAATGCTATAGGTCATACAGAACTTTTAAAAGATTCTCGATATAAAACAAATGACCTACGTTGCAAAAACTACATACCAGATTTACAAAATATAATTCGTGAGTGGTCTAAAGATTATACAAAAAAAGAACTAGAAGATATGATGGAAAGTGCAGGAATACCATGTGGGCCAGTACTAAATATTAAAGAAGCAATTGAACATCCTCATATACAAGCTCGTGAGATGATGGTGAATTGTGAACATCCAACAGCAGGAAATCAGTACTTTCAAGGATGTGTTATGAAGCTTTCTGAAACACCAGGTACTATAGATACTCCAGCCCCATTATTAGGTCAACATAATGCAGAAGTTTTTGGACTTTCAGAAGAAGAGTTAAAACAATTAAAACAAGAAGGTGTAATTTAA
- a CDS encoding HAD family hydrolase: MKISAILWDYDGTLVNSVKKNIEVTKEVLKNFIPDLDNNLPKALTSVENYEEANYKYKNWRELYKFAYGLTDEQIDEAGKLWSPYQLKDATLPDMFDKMDYVVNNLSNIKHGICSQNCSKNIYNTLKHYNVEKCFHSIIGYEDISYTEQKPNPKAFLKCVEKLDISLDNSTLVYIGDHQEDTIFGKNAEESYKSQGYNTKVICIAANYSGNTPNDWFVKPDFTAYSTTDILDIINKVLHKK; the protein is encoded by the coding sequence ATGAAAATTTCAGCTATACTATGGGATTACGATGGTACTCTAGTGAATTCTGTAAAAAAGAATATAGAAGTAACCAAAGAGGTTTTAAAAAACTTCATTCCTGATTTGGATAATAATCTTCCAAAAGCTCTAACCTCTGTTGAAAATTATGAAGAGGCAAATTATAAATATAAAAATTGGAGGGAGTTATATAAGTTTGCTTATGGATTAACAGATGAGCAAATAGATGAGGCTGGTAAGTTGTGGAGCCCTTATCAGTTAAAGGATGCTACACTACCTGATATGTTTGATAAAATGGATTATGTTGTAAATAATTTATCTAATATTAAACATGGTATCTGCTCGCAAAATTGTTCTAAAAATATTTATAACACCTTAAAACATTATAATGTTGAAAAATGTTTTCATAGTATTATAGGATACGAAGATATCTCATACACTGAGCAAAAACCAAATCCAAAGGCATTTTTAAAATGTGTTGAAAAGCTAGATATTTCATTAGATAACAGTACTTTAGTATATATTGGTGATCATCAAGAAGATACTATTTTCGGCAAAAATGCAGAAGAATCCTATAAATCACAAGGATATAATACTAAAGTAATCTGTATTGCAGCAAACTACAGTGGGAACACTCCTAATGATTGGTTTGTTAAACCAGACTTTACTGCTTATTCAACCACTGATATCTTAGATATTATTAATAAAGTTTTACATAAAAAATAA